From Quercus lobata isolate SW786 chromosome 1, ValleyOak3.0 Primary Assembly, whole genome shotgun sequence, one genomic window encodes:
- the LOC115980137 gene encoding threonine dehydratase 1 biosynthetic, chloroplastic-like, whose protein sequence is MEALCFEYSPTPLFGTTPCHSLFQKTKTLTINKAEKSHKNQVSNITATLTNQKVEIFHRASNLNSHKKTKLPKPSHIPQLMRVPAESLVYESGFLGAVPKKLAGESHNHNHKDINYLNEILLSKVYDVAVETPLEYASKLSEKLDVHIWLKREDLQPGVFSFKLRGAYNMMAKLSREQLRKGVICCSAGNHAQGVALSAQKLGVDAVVAMPTTTPEIKLKTVERLGATVVLVGESYAEAQEYAKHRAKEEGRTFVPGFDHPDIIAGQGTVGMEIVRQLRAPLHAIFVPVGGGGLIAGIAAYVKSVCPEVKIIGVEPYDANSMALSLYHGQRIVLDKMGNFAEGVAIEEVGEETFRLCRELIDGVVLVSHDAICASIKDMFDEKRSILEPAGALAIAGAKAYCKYYGLQDENVVAVTSGANMNFNKLRLVSKLADVGWQHEPEAVFLTIVPQKREKLEQFSGLACDQSSIENEILCRFVIPDRPGVLMKLLNAFNGRWTMNLFHYQGQGESGGNVLMGLQVVSSEMDEFKALADTLGCDYAFETSNKALQLQLH, encoded by the exons atGGAGGCTCTCTGTTTCGAATATTCACCCACTCCTCTATTTGGCACCACACCGTGCCACTCACTGttccaaaaaaccaaaaccttAACCATAAACAAAGCCGAGAAGTCTCACAAAAACCAAGTGTCCAATATTACTGCAACGTTGACAAACCAAAAGGTTGAGATCTTCCACAGGGCTTCAAATCTGAATTCTCATAAAAAGACGAAGCTGCCTAAGCCCTCACATATCCCCCAGTTGATGAGAGTTCCTGCTGAGTCGTTAGTTTATGAGAGTGGCTTTCTAGGAGCTGTGCCAAAAAAGTTGGCGGGAGAGAGtcacaatcacaaccacaaGGACATCAATTACTTGAATGAGATATTGTTATCTAAGGTTTATGATGTTGCGGTCGAGACGCCATTGGAATATGCTTCAAAGCTCTCTGAGAAGCTTGATGTTCATATTTGGCTCAAGAGAGAAGACCTTCAACCCGGA GTGTTCTCCTTCAAGCTACGGGGAGCTTATAATATGATGGCCAAGCTTTCAAGGGAACAGTTGCGCAAGGGAGTTATTTGCTGTTCAGCAGGGAACCATGCCCAAGGAGTTGCATTATCTGCACAAAAACTAGGTGTTGATGCAGTGGTCGCCATGCCTACCACAACTCCTGAAATCAAA CTGAAGACAGTAGAGAGGTTAGGTGCTACAGTTGTACTTGTTGGTGAGAGCTATGCTGAAGCACAAGAATATGCAAAACATCGGGCCAAAGAAGAAGGTCGAACGTTTGTACCTGGTTTTGATCATCCAGATATTATAGCAGGGCAAGGGACTGTAGGAATGGAGATTGTTCGTCAATTACGTGCTCCATTGCATGCCATCTTTGTGcctgttggtggtggtggcctAATAGCTGGAATTGCTGCCTATGTGAAGTCAGTTTGTCCTGAG GTCAAAATCATTGGAGTGGAGCCATATGATGCAAATTCAATGGCACTATCACTCTATCATGGGCAGAGAATTGTGCTAGATAAAATGGGAAATTTTGCAGAAGGGGTAGCTATTGAAGAGGTTGGGGAAGAAACATTCCGGCTGTGCAGAGAACTGATTGATGGGGTAGTTCTTGTTAGCCATGATGCTATCTGTGCATCAATAAAG GACATGTTCGATGAAAAAAGAAGCATACTTGAACCAGCAGGGGCCCTTGCCATTGCTGGAGCAAAAGCATATTGCAAATATTATGGACTGCAGGATGAAAATGTTGTAGCAGTAACCAGTGGAGCAAACATGAACTTCAATAAACTTAGGTTGGTATCCAAACTTGCTGATGTTGGTTGGCAGCATGAGCCTGAGGCTGTCTTCTTGACAATTGTTCCACAGAAGAGGGAAAAATTGGAACAGTTTTCCGGACTG GCGTGTGATCAATCAAGTATAGAAAATGAGATTCTCTGTCGATTTGTAATCCCAGACAGGCCAGGTGTTCTGATGAAATTACTGAATGCCTTCAATGGCCGTTGGACTATGAACTTGTTCCACTACCAAGGACAG GGTGAGAGTGGTGGAAATGTATTGATGGGTCTCCAAGTTGTAAGCTCAGAGATGGATGAATTTAAGGCTTTGGCTGACACTCTAGGATGTGATTATGCATTTGAAACTAGCAACAAAGCTTTGCAACTTCAGTTGCATTAG
- the LOC115980223 gene encoding GDSL esterase/lipase At5g22810 — MSLLSSFLASFLFLVLLLFVANGQPLVPALIIFGDSVVDVGNNNDLETIIKSNFLPYGRDFVKHKPTGRFCNGKLASDFTAENLGFTSYPPAYLSKKAKGKNLLGGANFASAASGYFDATAKLYNAIPLEQQLEYYKEYKTKLAEIAGRSNASSIISGAVYLISAGSSDFVQNYYIDPFLYEAYTPDQFSDILIRSYTDFIQNLYDLGARKIGVTTLPPIGCLPAAITIFGLDSNKCVARLNHDAVSFNTKLNATSLRLQKKLSGLNLVVFDIYKTLFDLVTKPTDNGFFEARRGCCGTGLLETSILCNPKSVGTCANASEYVFWDSFHPSEAANKILADNLLIDGISLIG; from the exons ATGAGCCTCTTAAGTTCTTTCTTggcttcctttctttttctggttCTATTGCTCTTTGTGGCAAATGGGCAGCCTCTGGTTCCCGCATTGATCATATTTGGGGACTCTGTTGTTGATGTGGGTAACAACAACGACCTCGAGACcattataaaatcaaatttccttCCTTATGGAAGAGACTTTGTGAAACACAAACCAACCGGGAGGTTCTGCAATGGAAAGCTTGCCTCAGACTTCACTG CTGAAAACTTAGGCTTCACTTCTTATCCACCAGCCTATCTTAGCAAAAAAGCCAAAGGAAAGAACCTCTTGGGTGGTGCCAACTTTGCCTCAGCTGCTTCTGGTTACTTTGATGCTACAGCCAAATTATAT AATGCGATCCCATTAGAGCAGCAGCTGGAGTACTACAAGGAGTACAAGACTAAGTTGGCGGAAATTGCTGGGAGATCAAATGCCTCATCAATAATATCTGGTGCAGTCTATCTTATTAGTGCTGGGAGCAGTGACTTTGTTCAGAACTATTACATTGATCCTTTTCTTTACGAGGCCTATACTCCTGATCAGTTCTCAGACATTCTCATTCGATCCTATACAGATTTCATTCAG AACCTATATGATTTGGGAGCTAGGAAAATTGGAGTGACAACACTGCCCCCAATTGGATGCCTGCCAGCAGCCATCACAATATTTGGGTTGGATAGCAACAAGTGTGTGGCTAGGTTAAACCATGATGCAGTTTCCTTCAATACAAAGCTCAATGCCACATCTCTGAGGTTGCAAAAAAAGCTTTCTGGCCTCAATTTGGTTGTCTTTGACATCTACAAAACTCTCTTCGATCTTGTCACTAAACCTACAGATAATG GGTTTTTTGAGGCAAGAAGGGGTTGCTGTGGAACAGGGTTGCTAGAAACATCAATACTATGCAATCCAAAATCAGTTGGCACATGTGCCAATGCATCGGAGTATGTATTCTGGGACAGTTTCCATCCATCAGAGGCtgcaaacaaaattttagccgATAATTTGCTCATAGATGGCATCTCCCTCATCGGCTAG
- the LOC115980106 gene encoding uncharacterized protein LOC115980106, whose amino-acid sequence MDFGLAALKLVCAQLREAKETQSQNSFTLGGILFQRAWLQGVLVSTSDAGAPLLLDDGTGVIHLSLSGDFRLRPWKTGMYVMVVGGYIVNSGEPPMIKVHKIVDLSAFPDREAMWYLEVIEAYKLFYGPN is encoded by the exons atGGACTTCGGGCTAGCAGCGCTGAAGCTGGTGTGCGCTCAACTGAGGGAGGCCAAGGAAACACAGTCGCAAAACTCCTTCACTCTTGGCGGCATTCTCTTCCAACGCGCCTGGTTACAG GGCGTTCTGGTCTCCACCTCCGACGCAGGAGCCCCCTTGCTTCTCGACGACGGCACCGGCGTTATCCACCTCTCCCTCTCCGGCGACTTCCGTCTCCGCCCTTGGAAGACAGGGATGTATGTAATGGTGGTTGGAGGTTACATTGTGAATTCGGGTGAGCCCCCCATGATTAAg GTTCACAAGATTGTTGATCTTTCAGCATTCCCGGATCGAGAGGCAATGTGGTATCTTGAAGTTATTGAGGCATACAAACTGTTCTATGGTCCCAATTGA